A single window of Sporosarcina sp. Marseille-Q4943 DNA harbors:
- the upp gene encoding uracil phosphoribosyltransferase: MAKVHVFDHPLIQHKLTHIRDVNTGTKEFRELVDEVATLMAYEITRDLPLTEVEVETPVQTAKSNVLAGKKIGIVPILRAGIGMVDGILKLIPAAKVGHIGLFRDPDTLQPVEYFVKLPSDVSEREFILIDPMLATGGTAVEAVNSLKKRGAKNIRFMCLIAAPEGVKVFTEAHPDIDVYIAALDEKLNEKGYIVPGLGDAGDRLFGTK, encoded by the coding sequence ATGGCAAAAGTACATGTATTTGATCATCCGCTTATCCAGCATAAATTGACACATATCCGTGACGTGAACACAGGAACGAAGGAGTTCCGCGAGCTCGTCGACGAAGTGGCAACGCTGATGGCGTATGAAATTACCCGCGACCTTCCGTTGACGGAAGTGGAAGTGGAAACACCGGTCCAGACAGCAAAATCCAATGTATTGGCAGGCAAAAAAATTGGTATCGTACCGATACTTCGTGCAGGCATCGGCATGGTCGATGGCATTTTGAAATTGATTCCAGCAGCGAAAGTCGGACATATCGGCTTGTTCCGTGATCCGGACACACTGCAACCAGTTGAGTATTTCGTAAAACTTCCTTCCGACGTATCGGAGCGTGAATTCATCCTCATCGACCCGATGCTTGCAACAGGCGGCACGGCGGTGGAAGCTGTCAATTCATTGAAAAAACGCGGTGCGAAAAACATCCGCTTCATGTGCTTGATTGCAGCTCCTGAAGGCGTGAAAGTATTCACGGAAGCACATCCTGACATCGATGTGTACATTGCTGCATTGGACGAAAAATTGAACGAAAAAGGATATATCGTTCCGGGACTTGGTGACGCAGGTGACCGCCTGTTTGGAACTAAATAA
- the wecB gene encoding non-hydrolyzing UDP-N-acetylglucosamine 2-epimerase — protein sequence MTIFGTRPEAIKMAPLVLELQKHPEEIESIVTVTAQHRQMLDQVLHAFNITPTYDLNIMKDRQTLIDVATRGLEGLDQIMKEAQPDIVLVHGDTSTTFIGSLAAFYNKIAVGHVEAGLRTWDKFSPYPEEMNRQLTGVLADLHFSPTEKSAQNLLNEGKQEDRIYITGNTAIDALQTTVRDDYNHPILDEIGEDRLILLTAHRRENLGEPMRNMFRAINRILEKHPDTQVIYPVHMNPAVREVADEILGSNKRVHLIEPLEVVDFHNFAARSHIILTDSGGIQEEAPSLGKPVIVLRDTTERPEGIEAGTLKLAGTDEDTIFNLTDTLLSDEAEYSAMAKASNPYGDGHASERIVSALKEYLSSLN from the coding sequence ATGACGATATTCGGTACGCGCCCGGAAGCTATTAAAATGGCTCCGCTTGTACTCGAACTGCAAAAGCATCCCGAAGAGATCGAATCGATCGTCACGGTGACTGCGCAGCATCGTCAAATGCTCGACCAAGTTTTGCATGCATTCAACATCACACCAACTTATGATCTGAACATCATGAAAGATCGGCAGACGCTCATCGATGTCGCGACACGCGGATTGGAAGGGCTCGATCAAATTATGAAAGAGGCGCAGCCTGATATCGTGCTCGTCCATGGCGATACATCTACGACATTCATCGGCAGCCTCGCCGCATTTTACAATAAAATTGCAGTCGGCCACGTCGAGGCGGGACTCCGCACATGGGATAAATTCTCCCCATACCCGGAGGAAATGAACCGCCAGCTGACGGGTGTCCTTGCCGACCTTCATTTCTCGCCGACCGAAAAGTCTGCGCAGAACCTATTAAATGAAGGAAAGCAAGAAGACCGCATTTACATTACGGGGAACACCGCAATTGACGCGCTGCAGACGACGGTGCGAGACGACTATAATCATCCGATTCTCGACGAAATCGGCGAAGATCGTCTCATCCTTCTTACCGCGCACCGCCGCGAAAACTTGGGCGAACCGATGCGCAACATGTTCCGCGCCATCAACCGGATCCTTGAAAAGCATCCGGACACACAAGTCATCTATCCGGTCCATATGAATCCGGCGGTGCGTGAAGTGGCGGACGAAATCCTCGGCTCGAACAAACGCGTTCATCTGATCGAACCGCTCGAAGTCGTCGATTTCCACAACTTCGCCGCACGTTCGCATATCATTTTGACCGATTCGGGCGGCATCCAGGAAGAGGCGCCGTCACTCGGCAAACCGGTCATCGTCCTCCGCGATACGACGGAGCGTCCGGAAGGCATCGAGGCCGGCACATTGAAACTTGCCGGAACCGACGAAGACACGATCTTCAACTTGACGGACACACTTCTATCCGACGAAGCGGAATACAGCGCAATGGCGAAAGCATCCAACCCGTACGGAGACGGCCACGCGTCCGAACGGATCGTCAGCGCGTTGAAGGAATACCTTTCTTCATTAAATTAA
- a CDS encoding ATP synthase subunit I, producing MHTLRHIFNRQKKALFFLLALFVIGWAFSAFKPVFGGLILGSLFGLYNFYILVRRMERFDQNISEGKATKSIGGTALRFGSGVAAAAIALSMPEKFDLIGTVIGLMIPYVLLLVDRIVVHVKHFN from the coding sequence ATGCATACATTGCGACACATTTTTAATAGGCAGAAGAAAGCACTCTTTTTTTTGCTCGCATTGTTTGTCATCGGATGGGCTTTTAGTGCATTCAAACCGGTTTTTGGCGGATTAATCTTAGGCTCATTGTTCGGACTGTATAATTTCTATATTCTTGTCCGTAGAATGGAAAGATTTGATCAGAACATTTCGGAAGGGAAAGCAACAAAATCAATCGGAGGAACCGCATTGCGATTCGGATCCGGTGTGGCTGCGGCAGCCATTGCGTTGTCGATGCCGGAAAAATTTGATCTGATCGGTACAGTGATCGGACTGATGATTCCATACGTTCTGTTGCTTGTTGACAGAATCGTAGTCCACGTCAAGCATTTTAACTGA
- the glyA gene encoding serine hydroxymethyltransferase produces MDLSNVKREDTAVYEAIMAEKNRQNANIELIASENFVTEAVMEAQGSYLTNKYAEGYPGKRYYGGCEHVDVVENIARDRLKEIFGAGYANVQAHSGAQANMAVYFTILEPGDTVLGMNLSHGGHLTHGSPVNFSGKLYNFVEYGVSKEDERIDYEDVRQKALEHKPKLIVAGASAYPREIDFAKFREIADEVGAYLMVDMAHIAGLVAVGEHPNPVPYAHFVTSTTHKTLRGPRGGLILVNEEFAEEFGRKIDKTIFPGIQGGPLMHVIAAKAVAFGEAQKPEFKSHIQQVKKNAAALAESLMAEGVDIVSGGTDNHLLLVNLKSLGITGKIAEHVLDEVGITVNKNTIPFDTESPFVTSGIRIGTPAVTTRGFKEEEMKEIGSIIAHLLKNHEDEAVKKEAAERVKALTDRFPLYA; encoded by the coding sequence ATGGATTTAAGCAATGTGAAACGCGAAGACACAGCAGTTTACGAAGCGATTATGGCGGAAAAGAACCGTCAGAACGCCAATATTGAATTGATTGCATCCGAAAACTTCGTGACGGAAGCAGTCATGGAAGCGCAAGGCTCTTACTTGACGAATAAATACGCTGAAGGCTATCCGGGCAAGCGCTACTACGGCGGATGCGAGCACGTTGACGTCGTTGAAAACATCGCGCGCGACCGTCTGAAAGAAATTTTCGGCGCAGGCTATGCAAACGTACAAGCCCACTCCGGTGCGCAAGCGAACATGGCTGTCTATTTCACAATTCTTGAGCCGGGCGACACTGTACTCGGCATGAACCTTTCCCACGGCGGACACTTGACGCACGGCAGCCCGGTAAACTTCTCCGGCAAGCTGTACAATTTCGTTGAATACGGCGTCAGCAAAGAAGACGAGCGCATCGATTACGAAGATGTCCGTCAAAAAGCGCTTGAGCATAAGCCGAAATTGATTGTTGCGGGTGCAAGTGCGTATCCACGCGAAATCGACTTTGCGAAATTCCGCGAAATCGCTGATGAAGTCGGAGCTTATTTGATGGTTGATATGGCTCATATCGCAGGCCTTGTCGCAGTAGGCGAGCACCCGAACCCAGTGCCATACGCACACTTCGTCACATCGACGACGCATAAGACATTGCGCGGCCCACGTGGCGGATTGATCCTCGTGAACGAGGAATTCGCTGAAGAATTCGGCCGTAAAATCGACAAAACGATCTTCCCTGGCATCCAAGGCGGCCCGCTCATGCACGTCATCGCTGCAAAAGCGGTTGCATTCGGCGAAGCCCAAAAGCCTGAGTTTAAATCGCATATCCAGCAAGTGAAGAAAAATGCTGCTGCCCTTGCGGAATCCTTGATGGCTGAAGGCGTCGACATCGTTTCAGGCGGAACGGACAACCACTTGTTGCTCGTCAACTTGAAATCACTCGGCATCACAGGCAAGATCGCTGAACACGTCCTTGACGAAGTCGGCATCACTGTCAATAAAAACACGATTCCATTCGATACGGAAAGCCCATTCGTCACATCCGGCATCCGTATCGGAACACCAGCCGTCACAACACGCGGTTTCAAAGAGGAAGAGATGAAAGAGATCGGCTCCATCATCGCCCACCTATTGAAAAACCACGAAGACGAAGCGGTGAAAAAGGAAGCGGCTGAGCGCGTCAAAGCATTGACAGACCGTTTCCCACTATATGCATAA